In Acidobacteriota bacterium, one DNA window encodes the following:
- a CDS encoding FAD-binding oxidoreductase — MRDDAIAAFEKSLRGRLIRPADPDYDGARAVYNAMIDRRPALIARAANVADVIASVNLAREEGLLLAIRGGGHNGPGFGTCDGGLVIDLSMLKGVRVDPQSRTVRVDAGCTSGEVDHATHAFGLAVPFGIVSSTGVAGLTLGGGTGYLTRKHGLTIDNLLEADVVLADGSFVTASATQHPDLFWALRGGGGNFGVVTSFLFQAHPVSTVYGGPIFWDAADARAVMRAYREFLPGAPEELGVFIGLKTVPPTDPFPKPHWGKRACAVIGAFNGTPAAGARAMEPLLDSVPAPLFNWMGPTPFPAMQSLFDGFFPKGLQWYWKGDFVASLPDEAIDVHIAQAARAPSDFSLMHLYPIDGAVRRVAKDATAWHERQATWSMVIAGIDADPGKADRLRTWGREYWKAVHPFNRGGGYVNFMMDDESADRLEATFGENYVRLAAVKAVYDPHNLFRVNQNITPAPASQKTASRRADTRRGDAAAAPPPE; from the coding sequence ATGCGTGACGACGCCATCGCGGCATTCGAGAAGAGTCTGCGTGGAAGACTGATTCGCCCGGCCGATCCGGACTACGACGGCGCGCGCGCCGTGTACAACGCCATGATCGATCGGCGCCCGGCGCTCATCGCGAGGGCCGCGAACGTCGCCGACGTCATCGCGTCGGTGAACCTCGCGCGCGAGGAGGGGCTGCTGCTCGCCATCCGGGGCGGAGGGCACAACGGCCCGGGATTCGGCACGTGCGACGGCGGCCTCGTGATCGATCTGTCGATGCTGAAAGGCGTCCGCGTCGATCCGCAGAGCCGGACCGTGCGGGTCGACGCCGGCTGCACGTCGGGCGAGGTGGATCATGCGACGCACGCCTTCGGCCTCGCCGTGCCGTTCGGCATCGTCTCGAGCACCGGCGTGGCCGGCCTCACGCTCGGCGGCGGCACCGGCTACCTCACGCGGAAGCACGGCCTGACGATCGACAACCTGCTCGAAGCGGACGTCGTGCTCGCCGACGGCTCGTTCGTCACGGCCAGCGCCACGCAGCACCCGGACCTGTTCTGGGCGCTTCGCGGCGGCGGCGGCAACTTCGGCGTCGTCACGAGCTTTCTGTTCCAGGCCCATCCGGTGAGCACCGTGTACGGCGGTCCGATCTTCTGGGACGCCGCCGATGCACGCGCCGTGATGCGAGCCTATCGCGAGTTCCTGCCTGGAGCGCCCGAGGAGCTGGGCGTGTTCATCGGCTTGAAGACCGTGCCGCCGACCGATCCGTTTCCCAAGCCCCACTGGGGCAAGCGGGCCTGCGCGGTCATCGGCGCGTTCAACGGCACGCCGGCGGCCGGCGCGCGGGCGATGGAGCCGTTGCTCGACAGCGTGCCGGCGCCGCTGTTCAACTGGATGGGCCCGACGCCGTTCCCGGCGATGCAGTCGCTCTTCGACGGCTTCTTCCCGAAAGGGCTGCAGTGGTACTGGAAAGGCGACTTCGTCGCGTCGCTGCCCGACGAGGCGATCGACGTGCACATCGCGCAGGCCGCTCGCGCGCCGAGCGACTTCTCGCTGATGCACCTCTACCCGATCGACGGCGCCGTGCGTCGCGTCGCGAAGGACGCGACGGCGTGGCACGAGCGGCAGGCGACGTGGTCGATGGTGATCGCCGGGATCGACGCCGATCCCGGAAAGGCTGACCGCCTGCGGACCTGGGGGCGCGAGTACTGGAAGGCCGTCCACCCGTTCAACCGGGGCGGCGGGTACGTCAACTTCATGATGGACGACGAGTCGGCGGATCGGCTCGAGGCGACCTTCGGCGAGAACTACGTCCGGCTGGCCGCCGTGAAAGCCGTGTACGACCCGCACAACCTGTTTCGCGTGAACCAGAACATCACGCCGGCGCCGGCGAGCCAGAAAACGGCGTCCCGGCGTGCCGACACGCGCCGCGGCGACGCCGCGGCGGCGCCACCGCCCGAATAG
- a CDS encoding isoprenylcysteine carboxylmethyltransferase family protein, which yields MSPQSWINTALRSVIWLGAAAGWAYLQKPDGATVVTVRTDAIGWLGGGIVLAGLVLHFWGSAALARGERRGASRPVTDGPFRYIRHPIYLAGIVLLLGVGLLCAPLRAVDVGVPLLLLAYFHVAVVRVEEPELRRRFGSTYEEYCERVPRWLPVPTSGARAAEQRDSATDAARRR from the coding sequence GTGAGCCCACAGTCCTGGATCAACACCGCGCTTCGCTCCGTGATTTGGCTGGGAGCCGCCGCGGGCTGGGCGTATCTCCAGAAGCCCGACGGGGCGACTGTCGTCACGGTGCGCACGGATGCCATCGGTTGGCTGGGCGGAGGCATCGTCCTCGCCGGCTTGGTTCTCCATTTCTGGGGTAGCGCGGCGCTCGCGCGGGGCGAACGTCGCGGAGCGAGCAGGCCCGTCACGGATGGGCCATTTCGGTACATCAGGCATCCGATCTACCTGGCAGGCATCGTGCTGTTGCTGGGCGTGGGCTTGCTCTGTGCCCCGTTGCGTGCCGTGGACGTGGGCGTGCCGCTGCTCCTGCTCGCCTACTTTCACGTCGCCGTGGTTCGAGTCGAGGAACCTGAGCTGCGGCGGCGCTTCGGCTCGACGTATGAAGAGTACTGCGAGCGGGTCCCGAGGTGGCTTCCCGTTCCGACGTCGGGCGCACGCGCCGCCGAACAGCGTGACTCAGCGACCGACGCTGCACGCCGCCGCTGA
- a CDS encoding RNA polymerase sigma factor → MPAPAVLSDPSTPLSDEDVVARVIGGDVALFEVLMRRHNEQVYRAARAILRDEREAEDVMQAAYVNAYTHLAQFDGRAKFSTWLTKIAVYDALARVRRRGRYTSLDDDSAGTIMPVTSTPDPERHAFSVELRRLIEAAVDALGDGYREVFVLRQVQGLDTAETAEVLGVSEEVVRTRFSRARHQLREALADRVGDAATSAFTFGHARCDAVVSSVMARVLAADAHSRIRQRR, encoded by the coding sequence ATGCCTGCGCCTGCCGTCCTCTCCGATCCGTCGACCCCGCTCTCCGACGAGGACGTCGTCGCCAGGGTGATCGGCGGCGACGTCGCGCTGTTCGAAGTGCTGATGCGCCGGCACAACGAGCAGGTGTACCGCGCGGCGCGCGCCATTCTTCGCGACGAGCGCGAGGCCGAGGACGTGATGCAGGCCGCCTACGTCAACGCCTACACGCACCTCGCGCAGTTCGACGGCCGCGCGAAGTTCTCGACCTGGCTCACGAAGATCGCCGTGTACGACGCGCTCGCGCGCGTGCGCCGTCGCGGCCGCTACACGTCGCTCGACGACGACTCCGCGGGGACGATCATGCCCGTCACCTCGACGCCCGATCCCGAACGACATGCGTTCAGCGTCGAGCTGCGCCGGCTGATCGAGGCGGCCGTGGACGCGCTCGGCGATGGCTACCGGGAAGTGTTCGTGCTCCGGCAGGTGCAAGGGCTCGACACGGCCGAGACCGCCGAGGTGCTCGGCGTGAGCGAAGAGGTGGTGCGGACGAGGTTTTCTCGCGCACGGCACCAGTTGCGTGAGGCCCTCGCCGATCGCGTGGGCGACGCGGCGACGAGCGCGTTCACGTTCGGCCATGCGCGATGCGACGCCGTCGTGTCGAGCGTGATGGCGCGGGTGCTCGCCGCGGACGCCCACAGCCGCATCCGCCAGCGACGCTGA
- a CDS encoding beta-lactamase family protein, with product MRLRVLALLGCFAACGSPDPVPSLQAIEARMRAAMAEAHANGIAMAVIDEGRVAGVWAHGVRNAKNEPLQTDTVMYGASLTKTVMAYATLTLVDRGVLGLDAPLASYLDRPLTEYGDGDAHLAKYGPYRDLAGDDRWRRITARMALTHSTGFENFWFVEPDRKLRIHFDPGSRFSYSGEGFSLLQFVIEHGSRAKGLGEDVKALTDGIFARLGMTRTSLQWRSDFRPNLADGWRDDGQAVEHDERSNVRVAGSMDTTIDDLSKFAAALVRGDGLSPAARAELTKPGVAITTAHQFPTFGMELPIEQRRRDLAAGLGVIVFDGPQGPGFFKGGHDAQTANTLVCVERRQRCVLILANDVRAESRFADLVSFVLGETGVPYDWEYGSQAGKS from the coding sequence ATGCGACTGAGAGTCTTGGCCCTGCTCGGATGTTTCGCGGCGTGTGGCTCGCCTGACCCCGTGCCGTCGCTTCAGGCGATCGAGGCGCGGATGCGCGCGGCGATGGCGGAGGCTCACGCGAACGGCATCGCCATGGCCGTGATCGATGAGGGGCGGGTCGCAGGCGTGTGGGCCCATGGCGTTCGCAATGCGAAGAACGAGCCGCTGCAGACCGATACCGTGATGTACGGCGCGTCGTTGACCAAGACCGTGATGGCGTACGCCACGCTGACGCTCGTGGATCGCGGCGTCCTCGGTCTCGACGCGCCCCTGGCTTCGTACCTCGACCGGCCGCTCACCGAGTACGGCGACGGCGATGCGCACCTCGCGAAGTACGGCCCCTATCGCGACCTGGCGGGCGACGATCGCTGGCGCCGGATCACGGCGAGAATGGCGCTCACCCATTCCACCGGCTTCGAGAATTTCTGGTTCGTCGAGCCGGACCGCAAGCTGCGGATTCACTTCGATCCGGGCTCGCGCTTCAGCTACTCCGGCGAGGGCTTCAGTCTGCTGCAGTTCGTGATCGAGCACGGGAGCCGGGCGAAGGGGCTCGGCGAGGACGTCAAGGCGCTCACCGACGGCATCTTCGCGCGGCTCGGCATGACGCGCACCAGCCTGCAGTGGCGGTCCGACTTTCGGCCCAACCTCGCCGATGGCTGGAGAGACGACGGCCAAGCGGTCGAGCACGATGAACGATCCAACGTGCGCGTCGCGGGCTCGATGGACACGACCATCGACGATCTGTCGAAGTTCGCGGCAGCGCTCGTCCGCGGCGACGGCCTGTCGCCGGCAGCGCGGGCCGAACTGACGAAGCCCGGCGTGGCGATCACGACCGCGCACCAGTTCCCGACGTTCGGCATGGAGCTGCCCATCGAGCAGCGCCGCCGCGATCTCGCGGCGGGGCTGGGCGTGATCGTGTTCGATGGACCGCAGGGCCCCGGGTTCTTCAAGGGAGGTCACGACGCGCAGACCGCCAACACGCTCGTCTGCGTGGAACGGCGCCAGCGCTGCGTGCTCATCCTCGCGAACGACGTCCGTGCCGAGTCCCGCTTCGCCGATCTCGTCTCGTTCGTCCTGGGCGAGACCGGCGTGCCGTACGATTGGGAGTACGGCAGCCAGGCAGGGAAGTCGTGA